In Silene latifolia isolate original U9 population chromosome 6, ASM4854445v1, whole genome shotgun sequence, the genomic window AGTTAGGTATACCTTTCTttacagctgtcaaaaaaaaaaaaaaaaaaaaacttgctcTGAGTTTTTATGGAATTAAATTGAGCGAGAATTTGTATCAGTAAGAAAACCATAGACCAGGGAAATTGAGCATGTTGGCTAAGCAGCTATGTGATTTCAGACTCGGCTGCAAGGATCAAACATGACAGGATGACACGGAGTTGGGATGTCCACAGCTAGAACATCAGCTGTAAAAATAACTTGATGGGTCACATTGATCATATGAAAGCAAGGTAACTCTACCAGTAAAAATAACTTGATGGGTCACATTGATTCCCACAGCTAGAACATCAGCTCCACTAGTGAAGACAATATCAGCCGCATCTGGATCACCAAAAATCTGCAGAAATAATTCAAACACCAAAAGCAATGAATCAAAGCAGAATCATGAGAAGAATAAAACTTGCAGCAAAGACGCTTGAATTTTGCTGTTGCTTGTTAAATATGAACTATGATGGAAATAAAACACGATTCCAATGAATACGGATCTTTATAGTTTATAACTAAGGCAAGAAAAACGATTCCAATGGCTTACGTTGGCCTCAGCTGCAGGATTCACATTGCCATTTACTGCAAATGCTCCACCAAGAATAACAATTTTCCCAATGTTTTTCGTGAAAGCCGGATCAAGCTGGATTGCCTGTGAAAAGATATATGTTCGAGTATATCAGTTCAACCGACAAGAAAAACAGGCCTAAACAAAAAACAATAGCAATGTGGATTCAGAATAGATAACATGAACACCTACCAAAGCGACATTTGTTAGAGGCCCTAAAGCTACCAAGGTAATTTCTCCTGGATACGTTTTCGCTTGCTCAACAATGAATTCGGCTGCAGATTGCCCAATTGCCTTTCCATTTGGTGGAGGAAAGTTTTGGTTACCAAGCCCATCTGATCCATGAACAAAATCAGCTATCCTAAGTTTTGTACCTTGCTTCACAAGATGCAAATATTTCAATGAATTTGCTTAGTACAAGAAACCACTCGAAAAAACACCAACTGTCAAGAGTTAAACGCGAATACAAATAGATACGAGTGATATACCAAGATTGTGACATGAGATCCTTCAGCAACCGGAATATCAGTCCTTCCTGCAATCTCCAACTACACAATAGAGGCGGAAGAAGGTTAATGCACACAACCTCTTCATTCCAATACATAAAAATCACCGGTCTTTGGAGAAACACTTTCGCACATCAAATTAGACCGAAATCATTAGAATCTCGACCGGCATTATCCATTCTCGTATGGCATGCCTATTTTCTCTAAATTAAGGCATGAGCCACTCCAAGCAAGCGAATGAAGGGTCAAACGCCTTTGCCCTGCTATATAAAGAGTTGCTTCCAGATAACTCGTAACCCAAAAATCACAAAtaagattatacatccagttgtaccataagcattgtacaaccaaggtataagaatccgagcttaaatgtatttttttttgagctaattcaaagttcatgtttttaatgtgtaaatggatgagttcaatactttctaataaagatcatattatttaacataaagctcggatactttatcataaagctcagattctacaccgtacaacatatacaactggttgtataatccatgaattgCCCAAAAATGGACTGAATAATCGCGTTCATCCCAAAGCAAAAGAACAACGAAACTTCTtaacatcatcaacaacaacaacaacatcagtcatcagagccttaatcccaaatgATTAGGGTCAGCTGACATGAATCATTACTTAGAACCGTCCCTGAGTGGTCCCACTCTCACAAGGTAAAAAGAACTTTAATTTATATATCCATTAGCAAAAACTAATTGCATAGCAAAAGAGATGGTAAATGAAAAGTAGTACCAAATGCAAGGCATTTCTTGTTGCAAGAGTGGTGTAAACATTGCCAAAAATAGTAGTTAGACCAATCACATCCACCTCTGGTGACTTCAATGCAACAAAAATTGCCATAGCATCATCTGTATTTCCAATATTATTTCAATATTATTTAACATCATGATTCAATCTAAACTCCAACAATAAAGCAACAATTCACATCCGCAAGCATGTTATAGGTTAATTTCAACGAGTTTctttaccttataaaaaaaaacaataagcAACAATTAAAATCTGGGTCAAAAAAGAAATAAACTGGGTAGTAGGATCTGGAGACCCCACAACTTATGGTTCGATACTCAGATTTTTATATAAAAGACCCCTTGACTTGTATTCAAGACCCGCACGTCCCAAATTTTCTGGCTACGCCACTATATGTCGACACATCGTCTAAACAGATCAAAACCATGATCATTAAAAATATTGattaaaaacataattaaagaaaaagAACGTACCGATGCCAGGATCAGTGTCGATAATGAATTTTTTCTTCATGGATTGTACGTCTGTCATCTGTGGTTAAAGTGTTTAACTATGGTTAGATATGAAAATGAAATACAATATGTCTGAATGATTTGAGGATTGTGGTTAGTTAAACATTCAGTTCTCCTACAAAATTGACCAAACATGTGACACTCTTATCTGGCCATACtcattattttaattttaaaaacATTTTATGCATGTGATGTTCAACTATTGTTGAAGTAACCTCTTTTGTTCTTATTATATCATCTCCACTATAATCCACTCAAAAATAAAAATGTTATCTTTCACATTTATGGGTGTGCCACTATGCCATGGTGCTCTCACGTATGCTTTCGATCACTAGATGATAATATTCGTCTTAAGCTTAAAATGGGTGAAACATGGCAGATAAATTAAAGTGAGAGTGCTTAGCTACTAATAAAAGGTTAATCTTATACAGACTATAAGCAAGTGGAAGAATATTAGACATGTCGTCCTAAGTAGAGGTGTACAACATAGCGGACCAGCTCGGCCCTGCAATACTTTGTGGGCCGACATCTAGCAGCACGGCACGACCCGTATATCTCCTCGGGCCGGGATAGTGCCACAACTCCCTCGATTCGGCCCGGTCCAAAcacaattaaaaaaaatatataaagagGTCAGGCCCGCTACTCAGTGGGTCAGGCTAATGCTAGACAAAATTGCCCAGCACTAGTCCGGCCCAGCGCGGTCCTCATTTAGTGTCCTGCTTGGGCTGCTGGCACTCAGACCGGCCTACCCTATGGCTCGATCCAGCTTGCACCGACCTGGTCAATGCACACCCTTAGTCCTAAGAATGACTGATGTTAGACTTATGTCGTTAAAGCTCATATTATCTTTCGATCAAAATTCTTTGTAGTAATGTCATCTGCATTGGGTGGTCAAACCTCAGCAACGAGCCGCTTGACCTGTGACCAGCCCGAACCAATTCGCCAAAACAAGGGTCGGGCTCGGGTCAAGCAAATCCCGACCCGCTCTCAATCTGAACCCGGCCTTACCTCGGGCCGTTCCGGTCCATTTCCACTAGGCCCGACCAAACCCG contains:
- the LOC141586140 gene encoding putative uridine nucleosidase 2, with the translated sequence MTDVQSMKKKFIIDTDPGIDDAMAIFVALKSPEVDVIGLTTIFGNVYTTLATRNALHLLEIAGRTDIPVAEGSHVTILQGTKLRIADFVHGSDGLGNQNFPPPNGKAIGQSAAEFIVEQAKTYPGEITLVALGPLTNVALAIQLDPAFTKNIGKIVILGGAFAVNGNVNPAAEANIFGDPDAADIVFTSGADVLAVGINVTHQVIFTDGDREKLAASNGKFAQYLCKIFGVYYGYHYDAYNTRGVYLHDPATIIAAIDPSVVTCTEGVVRVQRAGITRGLTLLYNNQKRFGEVTEWCNKPSVKVAITVDAPKVVKMVMDRLINS